A stretch of the Papaver somniferum cultivar HN1 chromosome 6, ASM357369v1, whole genome shotgun sequence genome encodes the following:
- the LOC113286769 gene encoding F-box protein FBW2-like, whose amino-acid sequence MEGGEFRSWDELLPDALGLIFKKLSLQDILTVIPRVCKSWGNVVAGPYCWQEINIEDWSRLQSQDKINRMVELLVTRSCGSVRKLGVTGLSSERMLSFIANHARNLQTLRLPSSQLSSPLVEQVAAKLTSITFLDLSHCEKISGPALEVIGKNCKFLSGLRRVMRPLEVVDKDSQDDEAHAIATTMPKMKYLEMAYLVLSTGAVLEIISNCKDLEYIDLRGCWDVKLDEKVLKERRPKLEVVGPVVDEGSCWDMDDCSYYSDSSDYLAWDFVAGGIADYDDLSSDGWDDEQRLEELEMRFYEGVNQDIWDHSIF is encoded by the exons ATGGAAGGAGGCGAATTCAGAAGCTGGGATGAACTATTACCAGATGCACTTGGGCTAATCTTTAAGAAACTATCTCTTCAAGATATTCTGACTGTGATTCCTAGAGTTTGCAAATCATGGGGGAATGTTGTTGCTGGACCTTACTGTTGGCAAGAGATTAATATTGAGGATTGGAGCCGATTGCAGTCACAGGACAAGATTAATCGTATGGTTGAATTGCTTGTTACTAGAAGCTGTGGTTCTGTTCGTAAGCTTGGGGTTACAGGGCTTTCAAGTGAGCGTATGTTGTCCTTCATTGCGAACCA TGCTAGAAACCTTCAGACTCTGCGTCTACCTTCGAGTCAACTAAGCAGTCCATTAGTGGAACAAGTTGCAGCGAAACTAACCAGCATTACGTTCTTAGACTTGAGCCACTGTGAGAAAATCAGTGGTCCTGCATTGGAAGTGATTGGCAAGAACTGCAAATTCCTCTCAGGGCTTAGACGGGTCATGCGTCCACTTGAGGTTGTAGACAAAGATTCCCAAGATGACGAAGCTCATGCAATTGCAACCACCATGCCGAAAATGAAATACCTCGAAATGGCTTACTTAGTTCTCAGCACAGGTGCCGTCCTTGAGATCATCTCAAACTGCAAGGATTTGGAATACATTGACTTGAGAGGCTGCTGGGATGTAAAGCTCGACGAGAAAGTCCTAAAGGAGAGACGCCCCAAATTGGAAGTGGTTGGACCAGTTGTAGACGAAGGCAGTTGCTGGGATATGGATGATTGTTCGTACTATTCAGATTCTTCTGATTACTTGGCTTGGGATTTCGTCGCTGGTGGAATTGCAGATTACGATGACTTGAGTTCTGATGGTTGGGATGATGAGCAGAGACTCGAAGAACTTGAAATGAGGTTTTATGAAGGAGTTAACCAAGACATCTGGGATCATTCAATCTTTTAA